A region of Nitrosomonas stercoris DNA encodes the following proteins:
- a CDS encoding 50S ribosomal protein L24, with protein sequence MRKIRKGDDVIVLSGKDKGKRSSVIGFECLERVLVRDINKVKSHVKPNPGKDVVGGIIEEEKSIHISNVAIFNSNTNKADRVGFKLDEQGNKVRYFKSDNSLIDL encoded by the coding sequence ATGAGAAAAATTAGAAAAGGTGATGATGTAATTGTATTATCTGGCAAGGATAAGGGTAAGCGCTCATCCGTAATTGGATTTGAGTGTTTAGAGAGGGTGCTTGTTAGGGATATTAATAAAGTGAAATCTCATGTTAAGCCTAATCCTGGCAAAGATGTAGTTGGGGGAATTATTGAAGAGGAAAAGTCAATTCATATTTCCAATGTTGCCATCTTTAATTCTAATACCAATAAGGCGGATAGAGTTGGTTTTAAGTTAGATGAACAGGGTAATAAAGTTCGATATTTTAAATCTGATAACTCTTTAATAGATTTGTAA
- a CDS encoding 50S ribosomal protein L14 — translation MIQMQSLLNVADNTGARSVMCIKVLGGSKRRFAGIGDIIKIAVKDAAPRGRVKKGEIYNAVIVRTAKGVRRSDGSLIKFDSNAAVILNNKLEPMGTRIFGPVTRELRTAKFMKIVSLAPEVI, via the coding sequence ATGATTCAAATGCAATCTTTATTAAATGTAGCCGATAACACAGGGGCTCGATCTGTGATGTGCATTAAAGTATTGGGTGGTTCTAAGCGAAGATTTGCTGGGATAGGCGATATTATTAAAATTGCTGTAAAAGATGCTGCTCCACGTGGTCGAGTTAAAAAAGGTGAAATATATAACGCAGTGATTGTGCGAACTGCAAAAGGTGTGCGTAGATCAGACGGTTCATTGATAAAATTTGATTCAAACGCAGCGGTGATTCTAAATAATAAATTGGAACCAATGGGAACCAGGATTTTTGGTCCAGTGACACGAGAACTTCGCACAGCAAAATTCATGAAAATAGTATCTTTGGCTCCTGAAGTAATATAG
- a CDS encoding 50S ribosomal protein L23, with protein sequence MKIAKINDERIMEIILAPQISEKATFLAEKANQIVFYVARDASKSEIKIAVEQIWKSQDVKVKNVQTINVKGKKKRFGRYEGKKSDWKKAFVSLADGREIDFTNVRLFEDK encoded by the coding sequence ATGAAAATAGCTAAAATAAATGATGAAAGAATTATGGAGATAATATTAGCTCCACAAATTTCAGAAAAAGCAACTTTTCTAGCTGAAAAAGCTAACCAAATAGTATTTTATGTTGCACGAGATGCTAGCAAAAGTGAAATAAAAATAGCAGTCGAACAAATCTGGAAATCACAAGATGTAAAAGTAAAAAATGTGCAGACAATTAATGTAAAAGGAAAGAAAAAAAGATTTGGTCGATATGAAGGGAAAAAATCAGATTGGAAAAAAGCATTCGTGAGTCTTGCAGATGGGCGTGAGATAGATTTTACTAATGTAAGATTGTTTGAGGATAAATAA
- a CDS encoding 30S ribosomal protein S8 gives MCMTDPVADMLTRIRNAQLAEKKEVKFPASNLKKAILKIVKDEGYVNDFQEKIVDGKLFLNVHLKYFNGEPVINTITRISKPGLRKYVSRNNLPRVMNGLGIAIMSTSKGVMTERSADLCGVGGELLCVIS, from the coding sequence ATGTGTATGACGGATCCGGTGGCAGATATGTTGACGCGTATAAGAAATGCGCAATTGGCTGAGAAGAAAGAGGTTAAATTTCCAGCGTCAAATCTGAAGAAAGCTATTTTGAAAATTGTAAAAGATGAAGGATATGTCAATGATTTTCAAGAGAAAATAGTTGATGGAAAATTATTTTTGAATGTTCATTTGAAGTATTTTAATGGTGAACCTGTAATAAATACGATTACTAGAATAAGTAAACCTGGGTTGAGAAAATATGTGTCGCGAAATAATTTACCAAGAGTAATGAATGGATTGGGAATCGCGATAATGTCAACATCAAAAGGTGTGATGACTGAACGATCAGCTGATTTATGTGGGGTTGGTGGTGAGCTATTGTGTGTTATTTCGTAA
- a CDS encoding 50S ribosomal protein L6, with translation MSNIMVSKSIEIPQLVEVELTELGLTVRGPLGVLFQPIDINSIKVAINSADLVIQAKNASRQARAMVGTFKTLISNMVVGVTKGFEKKLLVVGVGYRVQVSGDTLNLNLGFSHPISYSIPENIQVETPSQTEILIKGIDKQKVGQAAAEVRAYRSPEPYKGKGIRYADEKVVIKETKKK, from the coding sequence ATGTCTAATATTATGGTGTCGAAATCAATCGAAATACCTCAGTTAGTCGAAGTCGAGTTGACAGAGTTAGGATTGACGGTTAGGGGGCCCTTGGGAGTTTTGTTTCAGCCAATCGATATTAACAGTATTAAAGTCGCAATTAATTCTGCTGACTTGGTAATTCAAGCTAAGAATGCCTCTAGACAAGCAAGAGCCATGGTGGGAACATTTAAAACTTTGATATCAAATATGGTTGTGGGAGTGACAAAGGGGTTTGAAAAAAAACTACTTGTCGTTGGGGTGGGATATAGAGTTCAAGTGTCGGGCGATACTCTAAACTTGAATCTTGGTTTTTCACATCCAATTTCTTACTCTATTCCTGAAAACATTCAAGTTGAAACACCCAGTCAAACTGAAATATTGATTAAAGGAATTGATAAGCAAAAAGTAGGGCAAGCTGCGGCTGAAGTAAGGGCATATCGGAGCCCAGAGCCTTATAAAGGCAAGGGGATTCGATATGCGGATGAGAAGGTCGTCATCAAAGAAACTAAGAAGAAATAA
- a CDS encoding 50S ribosomal protein L18, which produces MRNTVKSARLRRAKATRIKISNSSRYRLLIHRSNKHIYAQVLDPSSKTVIVSASTAEAEIKKQYPNGGSIEAAKYIGKLIAEKSLKSKIDEVAFDRSGFKYHGRIKALAEAARSQGIKF; this is translated from the coding sequence GTGCGAAATACTGTAAAGAGTGCACGTTTGAGACGAGCTAAAGCAACTAGAATTAAGATAAGTAATTCTAGCCGGTATAGATTGCTGATTCATAGAAGCAACAAACATATTTATGCTCAGGTTTTGGACCCCTCGTCTAAAACTGTGATTGTTAGTGCTTCCACTGCTGAAGCTGAGATAAAAAAACAGTACCCAAATGGGGGGTCGATTGAGGCTGCAAAATATATTGGTAAATTGATAGCTGAAAAATCACTCAAATCTAAAATTGATGAGGTTGCATTTGATCGATCTGGATTTAAGTATCATGGAAGAATAAAGGCTCTGGCTGAAGCGGCTAGATCTCAAGGTATAAAGTTTTAA
- a CDS encoding 50S ribosomal protein L5 → MARLFDYYKQTIVKELIGQFNYKTVMQVPKIEKITLNMGVGEASTDKKIIESAISDLEKITAQKPVITKARKSIATFKIRQGYPVGCMVTLRGVKMYEFLDRLVNIAIPRIRDFRGIGGKCFDGRGNLNIGIKEQIIFPEIDYDKIDSLRGLNITVVTTAKTDTEAKALLSAFKFPFKN, encoded by the coding sequence ATGGCTCGGCTATTTGATTATTACAAGCAAACAATCGTAAAAGAATTAATAGGGCAGTTTAACTATAAAACTGTGATGCAAGTACCCAAGATAGAGAAAATAACACTTAATATGGGAGTGGGAGAGGCATCGACAGACAAAAAAATTATTGAGAGTGCTATAAGTGATTTGGAAAAAATTACTGCCCAAAAACCAGTTATAACGAAAGCAAGAAAATCCATTGCAACCTTTAAAATCAGGCAGGGATATCCAGTAGGATGTATGGTAACTCTACGTGGAGTAAAAATGTATGAGTTTTTAGATCGACTAGTGAATATTGCTATTCCCAGGATCCGTGACTTTAGAGGAATAGGTGGAAAGTGTTTTGATGGACGCGGTAATTTAAATATAGGAATTAAAGAGCAAATTATTTTTCCAGAAATAGATTATGATAAAATAGATAGTTTGCGCGGTTTAAATATTACGGTGGTTACAACAGCAAAAACTGATACTGAAGCTAAGGCACTGCTTTCCGCTTTTAAATTTCCATTTAAAAATTAA
- a CDS encoding 30S ribosomal protein S3 yields the protein MGQKINPTGFRLSVLKNWSSRWYANTKKFSTFLSEDINVRQYLQKKLAHASVGKVIIERPSKNAKITIHTSRPGVVIGKKGEDIEILRKDVERLLNVPVHINIEEIRKPEIDAQLIAASITQQLEKRIMFRRAMKRAIQNAMRLGAQGIKIMSSGRLNGIEIARTEWYREGRVPLHTLRADVDYGTSEAKTTYGIIGVKVWVFKGEKFDIKNYPHN from the coding sequence ATGGGTCAAAAAATTAATCCAACAGGATTTAGACTCTCGGTATTAAAGAATTGGTCTTCTCGCTGGTATGCTAACACAAAGAAATTTTCAACTTTCTTAAGTGAAGATATTAATGTTCGGCAGTATTTACAAAAAAAATTAGCGCATGCTTCAGTGGGAAAAGTTATTATTGAGAGGCCTTCGAAGAATGCGAAAATTACGATACATACTTCACGACCAGGAGTGGTAATTGGAAAAAAAGGTGAAGATATAGAGATTCTTCGAAAGGATGTCGAGAGACTGTTGAATGTGCCTGTGCATATCAATATAGAGGAAATTCGTAAACCTGAAATTGATGCTCAACTTATTGCAGCTAGCATTACTCAGCAATTAGAAAAAAGAATAATGTTTAGAAGAGCGATGAAAAGAGCTATACAAAACGCAATGCGATTAGGAGCACAAGGCATTAAAATTATGAGCTCTGGTAGGTTAAATGGAATAGAAATAGCTCGAACTGAGTGGTATCGAGAAGGTAGAGTGCCACTTCATACATTAAGAGCAGATGTTGACTATGGAACATCAGAGGCAAAAACTACTTATGGCATTATAGGTGTCAAGGTATGGGTTTTTAAGGGTGAGAAATTTGATATAAAAAATTATCCACATAATTAA
- a CDS encoding 30S ribosomal protein S17 translates to MSVASDEKIGYLVGEIVSDTRDKTVTVRIDRKVKHPLYGKIITRSKKYHAHDEKNQYKVGDIVAISETRPVSKTKSWRVVKAIKAN, encoded by the coding sequence ATGTCAGTAGCTTCAGATGAAAAAATTGGATATCTCGTAGGAGAGATTGTTAGTGATACGAGAGATAAGACGGTAACTGTAAGAATTGACAGAAAAGTTAAACATCCTCTTTATGGCAAAATCATAACTCGTTCTAAGAAATATCATGCACATGATGAAAAAAATCAATATAAAGTAGGTGATATAGTTGCTATAAGTGAAACTCGTCCTGTTTCTAAGACTAAGTCTTGGCGAGTGGTTAAGGCTATTAAAGCGAATTGA
- a CDS encoding 50S ribosomal protein L16, whose amino-acid sequence MLQPARTKYRKQHKGRNTGMATRGAKVSFGEFGLKATGRGRLTSRQIESARRAMTRHIKRGGRIWIRIFPDKPISQKPAEVRMGKGKGNPEYYVAEIQPGKVLYEMDGVDEELAREAFKLAAAKLPIQTVFVIRHLGG is encoded by the coding sequence ATGTTACAACCTGCTAGAACTAAATATCGTAAACAGCACAAGGGTCGTAATACGGGTATGGCCACTAGGGGAGCTAAGGTCAGTTTTGGCGAATTTGGGCTTAAAGCAACGGGTCGCGGTAGATTGACTTCTAGGCAGATCGAGTCTGCGCGACGTGCAATGACAAGGCATATTAAGCGTGGTGGACGTATTTGGATCAGAATTTTTCCTGATAAACCTATTTCACAGAAACCTGCTGAAGTCAGGATGGGGAAAGGCAAGGGAAATCCAGAGTATTATGTTGCGGAAATTCAACCAGGGAAAGTATTGTATGAAATGGATGGTGTGGATGAAGAGCTTGCGCGCGAAGCTTTCAAATTAGCAGCTGCAAAATTACCAATACAAACAGTATTTGTTATAAGGCATTTAGGAGGTTGA
- a CDS encoding 50S ribosomal protein L2, producing MTLRKSKPTSPGQRAIVKSVNKFLYKGTPYSNLLEKKNKKAGRNNAGRITVRHRGGGHKHHYRIVDFCRNKDNIAAKVERIEYDPNRSAYLALLCYADGERRYVIAAKDIKTGSHVFNGPSSPVKIGNTLPIRNIPVGSTIHCIELKPGKGAQLVRSAGASAQLMAREGDYSQIRLRSGEIRKIHVDCRATIGEVSNAEHNLQSIGKAGAIRWRGIRPTTRGVAMNPIDHPHGGGEGKTAAGRHPVSPWGNPTKGFRTRRNKRTASMIIRSRYSKKG from the coding sequence ATGACATTAAGAAAATCAAAACCCACCTCTCCAGGGCAAAGGGCCATAGTTAAATCTGTTAATAAATTTCTTTATAAAGGTACGCCATATTCAAATTTATTAGAAAAGAAGAATAAAAAAGCTGGCAGAAATAATGCAGGGAGAATTACTGTACGACATAGGGGAGGAGGGCACAAGCACCATTATCGTATTGTCGATTTTTGTAGGAACAAAGATAATATTGCTGCTAAAGTGGAGCGTATAGAATATGATCCGAATAGGAGTGCGTATCTAGCATTACTTTGCTATGCGGATGGTGAAAGAAGATACGTTATCGCAGCAAAAGACATTAAAACTGGTTCACATGTATTCAATGGTCCAAGTTCCCCGGTTAAAATTGGAAATACATTACCTATTCGTAATATTCCGGTTGGAAGTACAATTCACTGTATTGAATTGAAACCAGGTAAAGGTGCTCAACTTGTTCGGTCGGCTGGTGCATCAGCACAACTTATGGCTCGCGAAGGCGATTATTCTCAAATTAGATTGCGTTCAGGTGAAATAAGAAAGATACATGTGGATTGTAGAGCAACGATTGGAGAAGTTAGTAACGCGGAACATAATTTGCAATCAATAGGTAAAGCCGGAGCTATAAGATGGAGAGGGATTCGCCCGACAACACGAGGCGTGGCAATGAACCCAATTGATCATCCACATGGTGGTGGCGAAGGTAAAACGGCTGCAGGGAGGCATCCTGTAAGTCCGTGGGGTAATCCGACAAAAGGGTTTCGTACAAGAAGAAATAAGAGAACTGCTAGTATGATTATAAGAAGCAGATATTCTAAGAAAGGATAA
- a CDS encoding 50S ribosomal protein L29, which yields MEAKELRERVLPDLKKELLSLRKIQFGLRLQVKTQQLTNISLIKKTRRDIARIKTIIREKENVSSFR from the coding sequence ATGGAAGCAAAAGAATTAAGAGAAAGGGTATTGCCGGATTTGAAAAAAGAGCTTTTGTCTTTAAGGAAAATCCAATTTGGATTGAGGCTTCAGGTGAAAACTCAACAGCTTACGAATATATCCTTAATCAAAAAGACACGTAGAGATATTGCGCGCATCAAAACTATTATTCGAGAAAAAGAAAATGTCAGTAGCTTCAGATGA
- a CDS encoding 30S ribosomal protein S5 — MARTTKSTGAKNQNDMKVDGLKEKMISVNRVTKVVKGGRILGFAALTVVGDGKGGIGMGKGKSKEVPLAVQKAMDEARRKMVKINLINGTLHHSVVGRHGAAKVYMQPASEGTGIIAGGPMRAVFEVMGVNDILAKCLGSTNPYNIVRATLNGLEKMQTPAMIAAKRGKSIEEITGA, encoded by the coding sequence GTGGCCAGAACAACTAAATCAACAGGCGCAAAAAATCAAAATGATATGAAGGTTGATGGATTGAAAGAAAAAATGATATCTGTCAATCGTGTCACCAAAGTAGTGAAAGGCGGTAGAATACTTGGCTTTGCTGCGTTGACCGTGGTTGGTGATGGCAAGGGTGGTATTGGAATGGGAAAAGGAAAATCTAAAGAAGTACCTTTGGCAGTTCAAAAAGCAATGGACGAGGCCAGACGTAAAATGGTTAAGATTAATCTCATTAATGGCACTCTTCATCATTCAGTTGTTGGTCGTCATGGTGCGGCTAAGGTTTATATGCAACCGGCATCAGAAGGAACAGGTATTATCGCAGGCGGTCCTATGCGTGCTGTTTTTGAGGTAATGGGTGTGAATGATATTTTGGCTAAGTGTTTAGGATCTACAAATCCTTACAACATTGTTAGGGCTACATTGAATGGCTTAGAGAAAATGCAAACTCCCGCAATGATTGCTGCAAAGAGAGGCAAGAGTATAGAAGAGATTACTGGGGCCTAA
- a CDS encoding 30S ribosomal protein S19 codes for MSRSITKGPFVDLHLINKITNARTNNDKRPIKTWSRRSTILPNFIGLTISVHNGRAHVPIFITENMVGHKLGEFAHTRTFKGHAGDKKTAGAKR; via the coding sequence ATGAGTCGATCGATAACAAAAGGGCCTTTCGTTGATTTGCATTTAATTAATAAAATCACAAATGCTCGTACAAATAACGATAAGAGGCCTATTAAAACTTGGTCGAGAAGATCGACCATTCTTCCAAATTTTATTGGGTTAACTATTTCTGTACATAATGGTAGGGCGCATGTGCCTATCTTTATAACGGAAAATATGGTCGGACATAAACTGGGAGAATTTGCTCATACCAGGACTTTTAAAGGGCATGCTGGGGATAAGAAAACAGCAGGGGCCAAGCGATAG
- a CDS encoding 30S ribosomal protein S14, with product MAKKSIVNRNKKRIKLVGKYAARRLELINIIKDSSADFEEKLEARNNLQKLPRDSSPVRIRQRCILTGRGRGVYKKFGLGRIKFREIAMRGEIPGVIKASW from the coding sequence GTGGCTAAGAAATCAATTGTAAATCGTAATAAAAAAAGAATTAAGCTGGTGGGTAAATATGCAGCACGTCGTCTAGAGCTAATTAATATTATTAAAGATTCGTCAGCTGATTTTGAGGAAAAATTAGAAGCGCGTAATAATTTGCAAAAACTACCTCGAGATTCCAGTCCTGTTAGAATAAGACAGCGATGTATTTTGACGGGAAGAGGTAGAGGTGTTTATAAAAAATTTGGTTTGGGTAGAATTAAATTTCGTGAAATAGCCATGCGTGGCGAAATTCCAGGTGTGATTAAAGCTAGTTGGTAA
- a CDS encoding 50S ribosomal protein L22 has protein sequence METSATLRGVRLSAQKGRLIVDQIRGLRVEQAIKILRFSPKKGAAIVLKLLESVVANAEHNDGADIDELKINKIFIGQGTSLKRMRPRAKGRGNRISKPTCNIFVTVGDR, from the coding sequence ATGGAAACATCGGCAACACTACGAGGTGTCAGATTATCTGCTCAAAAGGGGCGTTTGATAGTAGATCAGATAAGAGGTTTGCGTGTTGAGCAAGCTATCAAGATTTTAAGGTTTAGCCCCAAAAAGGGGGCTGCAATTGTATTGAAATTGCTCGAATCAGTAGTTGCAAATGCTGAGCACAATGATGGTGCTGATATTGATGAATTAAAAATAAATAAAATTTTTATAGGTCAGGGGACCTCATTGAAACGTATGCGGCCAAGAGCGAAAGGAAGAGGGAATCGTATTTCAAAACCGACCTGCAATATTTTTGTAACTGTTGGTGATAGATAG